GAACTTCCAGGTGCGGCTCGTTGACAATCGGGACCAGCAGCGGGAAAATAGCCTCTTTCTTCAGCAGCTTGCACGAATAAAGTCAATGGCCAAAGCTACTTACAAAGAGGCTGGCGTCGATCTAGACGTCTATGCCGAGTCGATGTCGCGACTTCCGCGGCTCGTCCACCGCACTCATAGCCCGCGAGTGATGAAGCTCGATGGCGGATTTGCGGGGCTTTTTAAGCTCGATTTCGACAATCCCTTATTCGCTCGCAAGTACGAAAATCCGGTCCTTATTTCCTGCACCGACGGCGTCGGGACAAAGCTGAAAATTGCGGAAAAAACCGGCTTCTACAAGACGGTCGGCATCGACCTGGTCGCAATGTGCGTCAACGACGCCATCTGCTGTGGCGCCGAGCCCCTCTTCTTCCTCGACTACATCGCCATGGGGAAGGATGACCCCGACCTGCTGGAAGACCTGGTCGAAGGGATCACCGACGGCTGCCTGCAGGGGGACTGCGCTCTGGTTGGGGGTGAGACCGCCATCATGCCTGATATCTATCAGGTCGGCGACTACGACATGGCGGGCTTTTGCGTCGGCGTCGCCGAACAGGCCCACCTGATTGACGGCTCGGCGATCAGCGCGGGCGACAAGGTGATCGGCATCGCTTCCAGCGGCGTTCACTCCAACGGGTTCAGCCTGGTTCGCAAAGTGGTGTTTGAGCTCGCCCAGCTGACGGTCGACCAACATGTGGAAGAACTGGGCGAAACGGTCGGCGATGCGCTCCTACGCCCCACCAAGATCTACGTCGCCCCGGTTCGCAAAGTGCTGAACCACTACAAGGTCAAGAACGTCGTTCACGGCATCGCCCACATCACCGGCGGCGGCTTGACCGAGAACATCGAGCGCATCCTGCCGAAGAACGTCGACGTCAAAATCGACGGCCAATCATGGCCCCGCCCGGCCGTCTTCCCCTGGCTGCAAGAGCTGGGCGAAATCGAAGAAGCCGAAATGGCCCGCGTCTTCAACATGGGCATCGGCCTGACGATGATCGTCAGCTCGTACTACGCCAACAGCGTGAAGAGTATGATTGCCGACTGCGGCTTCGAGACGTTCGAGATTGGCGAAGTGGTTGAAGGTAGCGGCAAGGTAACCGTCAGCTAAGTCAAACTTAGAGCGTTTTTCTGATAGCAGTAGCGTTTCTGGCGTTGGTGAGGCAAGCTGGTCAAGGCGACCGAAGCAGGCGAATCCTCAAGGTCAACGCCGACCAGCGCGGCCGCAACCAGCCAGAACGCTAAAGATTAAAGAAAACCGCTCTAGTGGCTTCCAACCTCATTTCCGTGGTAGGTTGGGTGCAGCGCAGCGCTGGCCCAACAATGCGTTCGCAAGCGCAAATGGTGGGTTACGCAAGCGATTTATGCCTGCGAGCACAAGCGGCGTTTTCGCGCTTGCTACACCCATCCTATAATTACTACCCCGGTAAAGAGATTGGAAGCCATGCCTTAAACCGGCGTAGGTTCCGCCACCAATATCGCTTCGAGCGGGTTTGCGAAACCATCCAGCCGAAACGTTATCAGCTTCGCTAATTTTCCCACGGTCAGCGAGCCATAGTTGTGATCAATACCGAGCGCCGCCGCCGGCGTTTGGGTCACCATCTTCAGCCAGGCTTCCGGCGGGATCTCCGGGAACGACTTGGCGGCCAGTTGCACGTCGCGCCATAGCGACAGGTCGGGAGTCGACGCCCGCGAGTCGGTCCCGATCGCCAGCGCGACGCCGCGCCGGTAAAGCTCGGGCAGCGGGTGTTTCGGATGTCCGAAATAGGCGTGCGTTCGCGGGCAATAGACGACGGTCATCCTTTGCGGCCGGGCGGCAACATAGTCGATCGCCGCTTCGTCAAAGTAGTTGCCGTGAATCAGCAGCGTATGATGAGCGACGTCCAACATCTGCAGGTAATCGAGCGGTCCCTTGCCAGGCTCTAGCAAACCGTCGCGCCAGATACCGAACTTCTCGAGCATCTCCCGAAACAGGCCGCCTTGAGAATCGAGCAGTTCCAATTCGTCTGGCGATTCGGCCAAGTGCATCGCCAGCGGCGTTTTCGACTCGGCCGACAATTGCGCGGCGGCCGCGACAACGTCGAAATTTACCGAATAGGGCGCATGCGGGCTCAGCCCGACCGGCACTCCGCGCGACTTGCCTTGCTGCAGATGCCGCTTGGCGTTATCGAGCAACTCGGCGCCACGCTCCGGCGAAAGGCCGATCAGTTCCAACAGCGAGACAACGCCCGGCTCTGCAGCGTACATCTCCAGCGAATAAGGAACCGTCGTGATCTCTCCCAGGGCGGCGATCCCCTGCTCTTGCGACTCGCGAATTCCGGTCGAGATCGCCGCCACTTTTTGCGATTCCAGCAATTCGCCCGCCACGCGTCGCCGACCAACCACCTGCTGAATCCAGAGTGGAAACGCCATCCCCGCTTCCCCCAGCGGCTGCTCGACGTCGCTGAACTCCAAGTGCGTATGCGCATTGACCAGCCCTGGCGCAAGTGCGACTTCTCCAAGATCAATTGGCGCCACGCCTGCCAAGTTCTCCCCGACCGCAACGATCCGCCCGTCGGCGACCGTCAACAGGCCATTCTCGATCGGCGGTTGATCGACCGGGATCAGCCACTTCGCCTGGTAGCAAACTGCCGGCTGGCTCATGACGTCTGATCCTCCACGACGTGCTGCGTTTCCCATTCGGCTTGCCAGCCGGCGATTTCGCTCCAGGTCTCCGGCAGCGGCGCGGTGACCGCGACGATCTCATCGACCATCGGATGTTTCAGTCGCAGGTACCGGGCATGCAGCGCGATGTGGCGATCCCGATCGTCGACGCCTTGCGGGCCAAACGGGATCTCGCCGCCGTACAGCTCGTCTCCCAAAATCGGAAAGCCGTGGGCCGCACACTGCACGCGGATTTGGTGGTAGCGGCCGGTATCAAGCTCAATCTGTAGCCAGGCGCCCTGCTCGGTTCGCTGCAGCACATCGTAGGTAAGGCGAGCCCAACGTGCGTCGGGGTCGGATGCCGCCACGATCTCTCCCTGGGCGACGTCCGGCACCTTGCGGATTGGGTCTTCCCAGACGCCGTGGTCCGCGTCCGGCTGACCAGCCACGAAGGCCCAATAAACCTTCCGCACCAAGCGAGTCTCAAACTGCTGCGAAATCCGCCGAGCCGCTCGTACGTGTCGCGCGAAGGCCAGCACGCCGGAGACGGGCCGATCCAACCGATGAGGCACCCCCAGATAGACGTTGCCCGTCTTCTCTTCCTGGCGTTTGATAAACGCCTTGATCCGCGACTCGAGACTGTCGATATGCGGCGGCGCTTGCGTCAGCAGGCCAGCCGGTTTGAAGACGCAGAAGCAGGGCCCCTGCCGGTACAGGATGTCGATCGCAGGCGAGACAGATTCATTCATCCGGCCATTATAGCGAACCGGAATCAGAACGCGTCAGACGTCCGCCCTAGCACGAATGAGCGACTTCAATGTAATCCGACACCGAGCGAACCGACGACAGGCGCGAGACCATCCGCACCGCCGACAATTTCAGCGAGTCGTTGGGGACCGTGCCGCAGAGCATTACTTCGCCATCACAGGCGGCGCAGTAGAGACGCGATAGCTCGGTCCGGCCGCTGGCGTCCAGCATCTGGCGGACCGCCTTGGTCAGAATGGCGTCAAGAGAAGCGCGGCGATTTTCGCCGGCGGTGATTTCTATTTCCGTCAAAACAGCGTTCATTGGAAGACTTCCTGATCCAATTTGCATGAAGGGCTTTTCCCTTTCTCTTCAAAAGTACTTCCCGAATTGGAAACCGAGATGAATCGTGTGCGAACTTTTCGGGTATAGTCGCGCCAATCAGGGGAAAAAACAAAAACGCCGGCAAGCGAGTGCCGGCGTTTTCGGTTGTAGCGAATCTAAGCGATTTCGGTCTTAGACTTTGCCTTCGGCCGGAACTTCGTACGGCTTCCGATATTCGCGGGTCAACATCGCGTTGGCCGCGTCGTTGCCGATAAAAGTCTCGGCCTTGCCGTCCATCTTCAGGTTCGGACCGATCTGGATCTTGTCCTTCGCCAAGTCGACCTTGTTATCTTTCAGGTGCTCGGTGAAGCGGTCAAGCGTCGCTTTGACGTTTTCGGTCGTTTCGATCGCTTCCAGACGTTCCAGGCATTCGCCGGTCGAGACCGTTTCGCCCAGCTGGTACGAAATGTTGCCGGTGTGGCACAGGGCGCTCGACAGGTGGCCTTCTTCGATGTGGCCATTCAGGCTGTCTGCGTTACGCGAACGAACGGCGCTGATGAAGTTGTTGTAGTGGTTCTGATCGCCGCCACCCTTGAACTCCTTGATCTTCTTGCCATCTTTGTCGAAGGCGGTACCGCCGTTGTACGACGGAATGACGACGTAGCCGTCGGTTCCTTCAAAGATGACGCCGATCCGCGAGCCTTTGTAGTTCTTGCTGCTTTCCGGCAACGACTTGTCGTAGACCAGACCGCGAACTTCAAACACCAGCGAAGCGTCGCCGTAGTTGTGAATGATCACTTGAGTGTTCGGCGTCGTACCGGCGTCTTCGTAGTCGAATCGACCGCCGTAGCTGATCACTTGCGAGCTTAGTTCGTCCGCGCCCAGACCCCAGCGGGCCATGTCCATCTGGTGGATACCTTGGTTGCCCAAGTCGCCGTTACCGTACGGCCATTGCCAGTGCCAATCGTAATGGAAACGCTTCCGCGTCGGCGGGTCGAGCGACGCGGGGCCGGCCCACAGATCGTAGTCGACCGATTTCGGCACGTCGTAGGTACCGACCGGTCCGATCGAGGCCCGCGGCTTGTAGCACAAACCACGCGCGACTTTGACCTTGCCGATGCCGCCGCTCTTCACAAAATTGATCGTGTCGATCATGCCCGGGTTCGAGCGGCTTTGCGTACCAGCCTGACAGATCTTGTTGTACTTGGCGGCCGCTTCGACGATGCGGCGACCTTCGCTCACATTATGGCTGACCGGTTTCTCAACATAAACGTCTTTGCCCGCTTGCAGCGCCCAGATGGCGGCCAGAGCGTGCCAGTGATTCGGCGTGGCGATGGTGATGATGTCGACGCTGTCGTCTTCCAGCACCTTACGAATGTCGGTGACGACCTGCGGCTTTTTGCCTTGCTTGTCGGCGACCTGTTGAGCGCGGCGACCAGCGACGTCGGAGTCGCAATCGCAGATGTACGTGTATTCAATATCTTTGCGATTCAGCAAACCGCCGACGTGCGACATACCGCGCCCGTTGACGCCAACCGTGCAGACGCGCAGTTTCTCGTTCGGGCTGCTGCTTTGCTTTTCTTCTTCCGCCATCAGCGGAACGGCCGAGCTAGCGGCGACAGCCGCAGCCGATGCGAACATCGATTGTTCAAGGAACTGACGACGAGACTTCAAAGTCATGAGGCGCTCCATTCAGGCGGGTAAAAAGATTGCGCTTAAGGTAGGGAGTAAGTGCCAAAGCACCTCCCTAATCATAAACAATCTCGGCTCGATTGGAAATCATTACGCCGAGACTTTTTTTGCTGTTCGGCTCGCTAACGATCGAAACCAAACCGGGCGACTAGCCAGTCCGAAAGCGTCGGCGCCAAACGATCCAGCCACACCAAGCCCTTACCGCCCAGGCTGAGGATTACTTCGTGCTTGCCGGTTTGAACCGCCTTAATCGCAGCTCTGGCGACCGCAGCAGAGGTCATCGCCCCCTTCCCTTTCGCCGGCTGACGTCCTGACTTTTCGATCACCGCCGACGAGAACTCACTTTCGGTCGTGCTGGGGCTGACCAAAATGACGTCGATCCCGTCGCTGGTCAGCTCGGCCCGCAGCGCATCGCTAAAACCGTGAATGGCGAATTTGCTGGCACAATATTCACTTTTCGCCGGGACAGCTCGGTGCGCCAGAATCGAACTGACGTTGCAAATCGCCGGCTGATTCCCTTGCCGCAGCAGCGGCAGCGCCTCGCGCGTCAGCTCGACCGGGGCAAAGAAGTTGACCTCCATCACCTTCCGCAGCCGCTCGGGCGAACCATCCGCAAACGGGCCGAGCGCCCCAATGCCGGCGTTGTTGATCAATAGATCGAGCCCGCCAAACTTCTCGGCGGCCGTCTGCACCAGTTGGGTTCGCAGCTCGGCGTCACAGACATCGCCGGCGATCACGATCAAACGCTCGGGCGCCGCGGCCGCGCTGGCCAAATCTTGCAGTCGGTCTTCCCGTCGTGCGGTGGCGATTACCTTGGCGCCGGCGGCGATCAATTGCAGCGTCAACTCGCGGCCGATGCCGCTCGATGCGCCGGTGACGATCGCCCGCAAGTCGCGCAGTTGCCGACGCGCCATCGTCAGGCGACTTCTTCGATCGAGTCTTCATCGACCGACGTCTCGGTTGAGACGTAATCGCGAATCACCGTATTTGGGTCATCGATCCGGCCCAGGAAGTGCGCCGGCAGCCGGCAATGAATTCGTACCCGCGTTTCGCTGTACGTCTTCGAGATCACTTCGCCATGCGCCGCCAAGTAGGCCATCAACTTGCCGTTGTCGATGCCAGTCTCGACCTCGACATCGCGAAAGCTGCAGCTCAGCGCGTCGCTGACCGCCAAGGCGAACTTCTCGCGTCCTTCGCCCGTCTTCGCACTGATCAGCAGCGCGTCGGGATAACGCTCGACCAACCTTTCTAGCTGGTGCGGATCTTCGATCGCGTCGATCTTGTTCAGCACCAGTAGCATGTCCTTCTCTTCGATGCCGATTTCGGCCAGCACGTCATAGACGGCGCGAATCTGGTTATCGACGTCCGAACTGCTGGCGTCGGCGACATGCAACAGCGAGTCGGCCTGGCGAGCTTCTTCCAGCGTCGCCTTAAAACTGGCGATCAACCGGTGAGGCAAGTCGCGAATGAAGCCGACCGTGTCGCTCAGCAGCACCGGTCCCCAGTGCGGCAGATACCAGCGCCGCGTCCGCGTATCGAGCGTGGCGAACAGTTTGTCTTCGGCCAAGACTTGCGCCTCGGTCAAAAAATTCATCAGCGTGCTCTTGCCGGCGTTGGTGTAACCGACGATCGAAATCGTGATCACGTCGCGCCGCGAGGCGACTTCCCGTTCGCGGCGACTTTGGACTTTCGCCAGGTCGTCTTTCAGGTCGCGAATTCGCTTCTCGACCAGCCGGCGGTCGACTTCCAATTGCTTTTCGCCCGGACCACGCATACCGACGCCCATCTTGATGCGGTCCAAGTGGCTCCACATTCGTTTCAGGCGAGGGAGCGAATACTCGAGCTGCGCCAGTTCGACAGCCAGCCGCGATTCGTACGTCCGGGCATGCGTCGCAAAGATGTCGAGGATCAACTCGGTGCGGTCGATCACCTTCAGTCCGGTTCCCTGCTCTAGGTTACGAGTCTGAGCAGGCGACAGCTCGTTGTCGAAGATGATCACGTCGGCGCCCGAAGCTTCGGCGCACAACTTCAACTCTTCGACTTTGCCCGAGCCAAGATAGCTGGCCGTTTCCGGCTTGTCGCGACGTTGCGTCATTCGTCCGACCACTTCCGTGCCGGCGGTCGTCGCCAGCCCTTCCAGTTCGTCCAAAGGATCGTCACAGGCGATCGTCTCTGGCAGAATGACTTTGACCAGTACCGATTTTTCCTCGGCGACGCTTTGTTTCCGTTCTCGTTGAGTCACGCGGCCTCGTTATCTACCTAGTGATGAGTGAAAGAGTTACGCTCGGAGCTTGGCGAGGTTGAAAAATGCCAAAAGGGCATTCGCAACCCGCTAACACTTATTTTATCTTGACGCCGGAAACGTCCAAGAGTCATGCGTCAAGGAAGTGGATAGACGCGTGCCCCCCAGATTAGGTTCACCCCGAAGTTCACACTGCCGCCGGAAAGCGATATTCCCGCGTCACATCCTTAAATCGTTCTACGAGACGACTTTGGAAGCGATAGGGATTCCAGGCCATCGCGATCGTCCTAACCGGTTTCGGAGCGCTGAGCGAACTATAAGTTCTCCGCGGATCATGATCCAGACGGCGGGCCATCTCCGGCACCATCGAAACCCCATGCCCCAGCGCTACCAACTCTTGAACCGTCGCCAATTGGCTTGTTTTCTCGATCGAAACGGGGTGAAACGACTTCTGACGGCAGAACGAGACAATATTATCCGACAAGCAGTGCGCTTCGTCTAATAAGATGAATGGATAGGGCCGCACGTCGGCGACCGCGATTCGCTTCTTGCTCGTCAGCGGATGCCCGGCCGGCATCGCCAGCAGCAGTTCTTCGTCAAACAGGCTCTCGACCTCAATATGTTGCATCGAGACCGGCAGCGCCAGCAGCGCGACGTCGACCTCTCCCTGAGCCAATCTTTGCAATAATTTTTCGGTCACTTCTTCCTGGACGGTTAGGGTCGCCTCGGGCGACGACTCGGCGAACGCCTGCAATAGCCCCGGCAGAAAGTAAGGAGCAATCGTCGGAATCGCCCCAATCCGGATCCGCCCGGTCCGGCCGTCGTCGGTGATCTCCGACTTCGTATCTTCGATCAGCGATAAGATCTGCTCGGCCCGCGACTGCAACAGCCGCCCCGCTTCGGTCAGCACGACCGAACGCGTCTGCCGCTCAAACACCGGCTGGCCCAGCTCATCCTCCAGCTTCCCAATCGAGCGGCTCAGCGCCGGCTGCGAAACCAACAGATCCTCGGCCGCCCGAGTGAAGTTCTTCCACTCGGCCACCTTCAGAAAGTACCGCAACTGACTAATTTCCATCGCCGCCGCTCCCAGACCGTCAATTACCAAGAAGCATTGTACCCGGCTTGTTGATGCACTGGAAGCATCACGCCGAGTGGGGAGAATGACGAATGTCGAAGGAGCGAATGACGAATCAGAGCGGAAAGCGCAAGCCGTGGCCATGACGCTGGGCAACACCGCTGGCTTGTCTCTTGATGCAGAAAACACTGTCGCAGACGACAGTGCCACGCAAGATTAAGAACGTCAATCAGTGCCACCCGGCTGCCCAATCGGCGATCGCGACAAAATCATCCGCCCCGCCGAGCACCGCGCAGAGCGACATCGTGACGATGTTGACCAGCGGATAAGTCACCTTCCGCGTGCGCGGATCGGTCAGGTCGGCAAAGTGCTGTTGAATCGAAGCGGCCGAAGAAGAAGACATGCGGAAGACCTCCCTGCAAAGCGAACGCCTGGCGGCGAAACGGACGTCGCGAAAACGCCAAGACGTACTTGCCGGATTGTCGCAGATTGCCCATCATGGCGCAATCGCCATGCGTAATACAAGAATTGCACACTAGTTTTGAGAATGTAGATGCATCCAGTTGACTTTGTGACAGGCATGATAAAATGCGGTCGTACAGATGATGTCGTAGACATGCTGTCTCGATTTAGCGAGAAATTGCAGTGCCAGAGAACCCCTGAGCACCGGGAGTCCTATAAGTTTTGCTTTCTATTCTTGGTCGCTGTTCGAGCCCAATTGCAAAAATTAAAGCCTGGGCAGTCCTTAGACAGTGACCCAGTTCTTCGCGTCTGGAGCGAACTTGCGTACTTCGGGATTGATCGAATTGAGATAGACGATTACTTAAGGAGCAACCCGCTGTAAGCTCGCCTGGGTGCCATTGCCACGGCGCCCACCTTCCACTCTGATTCGTCGTTCGCTCCTTCGACATTCGCCATTGCCACCCCCCCTCTTTTTGCTTGCCTAATTGACTCGACTTTTGGTATAAACATGTCCAGGCATGTCGTAGGCTGACCCCTGCGCGTGAATTGCATGATTTTGCCTTTAACCGACCCCGTGGAGACGGGGAGTGATCGTGCCGCCGGGTGACTTTGCTTCTTGGGCTTTTCGGCCTGAGACCGGGAGAGGAGCAAACGTGAGCCCAGCAGCGGAACCAGTCACCCGCGATTTTGTCGGGCGTTACCTGACTGGGTCTTCGTTGCCTATCCGCTTGCGCGTCGTTTTTAGGGACGTTATTTGTTTAGGCGATGAAGAAAAGGTGTCAGGACTCTTTTTTCCTCCGCCAGCACATGATACCCTGCTGCCATGGGTAGACCAAAGCGAGCAGACGAAGCCGGCGGCATTTATCATGCCTTGAATCGAGGCAACTCTCGGGCGGCGATCTTCGATAAGCCGGACGATTTCGATGCGTTCGAGCGTATTTTGGCCGAGGGGCTGTCGCGGTACCCGTGTCAAATTTTAGCCTACCAACTGATGCCCAACCATTGGCATTTGGTTGTCCGCCCCACCGCTGACGGCGGCATGAGCGACTTGCTGCGGTGGGTCACCCTGACGCACACGATGCGCCGACACGCGCACCGCCACACTTCCGGCAAAGGGCACATCTATCAAGGGCGGTTCAAGAGTTTTCCGGTGCAAGACGACGAGCACTTTCTGGTCGTATGTCGTTATGTCGAACGCAATGCCCGGCAGGCTGGCCTGGTAACTTTGGCCGAAGACTGGAAATGGGGATCGCTCGCCCGTTGGTTGGCCAAGCCGCGGCGAAAGCCAGATCTCCTGACGCCGTGGCCGATCGCCCGACCTAGTCATTGGAAAGACCGAGTCAATCAGGCGATGTCCAAGAAAGAAGTCGACGCCGTCCGCCACGCGATCCGCCGAGGCTCCCCCTTCGGCGACCCCGATTGGACCCAGTCCATTGCCCGCCGCCTGAACCTAGATTCCACCCTCCGCCCCCGCGGCAGGCCGAAGAAGGTAGCGCCTGGTCGAAAAAAAGAGTCCTGACACCTTTTCTGTTCCCTGTTCACCAATTCCTTCAGGATGCTGGTAAACTACCGACTGTGGATCCGATCCCCTCCCGCTGGATTCTTGACGTCGAGGCCCCATGGTTAAATCGATAGTAACGCGGAGAATAAGTCGAATGGCTAAAGCCACACCAGAAGCCTATATCAATGCGGTTCGCCACCTGGGACAGGAGAAGCGAATTGAGCAGACCATGCTTGGGAAGATCCAAGTTCCAGATGGAGAAAGGTTGCTTCGATCCCCATTTCCTCCGGTGCTACTTCCGATGTGGGTTACGGGTGCCGGAACTATACAGGGCTTGTGGAGTCACTGGTTTTCCGAGCGTAGTCCGACGTTTGTCGAGTTTTACGGCATAACGACATACGGAAAGCGAAACATGGCTTTCGAGCGTGGACGCACATTCAAACAAGCAATCTACGAGCACCTGTTCAATAGCATCACGAACAGGGATGGTATTGATGACGAAATTCGGACATTCGCAGCTGCTTGCGGTATCGACGACTTAGATGAAGTTGATCAGATGTCACTCGATGGGGGCGATGTCACGATGCTTAAATCGCATCCAGAGTTTCTCGGCAAGGTCCCACTCTCCTTCTTTGATTACGACAATCAAGCTGGGTACACGGGGGATTTTCCCTCCATCGAAATTGTGAAGAGTAAAGGTGCATTAAAGCACTACTGCGTGCATGAAATCCACTCCGGCTTCAAGAGTTTGCAGCCGGACTTCACGTTGCGAGACGCAGTCGCACAGGACGCGCAGTCGCCGGAATGGTTCCGGACACCGTCGCAAAAAAAACTTTTCGGGAAATTGCTCGACGCCAACGACCTTGAGGGAGCGTGGATGTGCTTGAACTCGCCTCGATGGGCCCTGGGCGACGCTCGCCAAGCCATTACTGACTTGGCTGATAGAGCCAACGATATTGCATTTTCGGCTCTGGCAACTACTTGGGTGAATTTGCCCTTTTCTGATGACGAAGTGATTTGAACTTTTTCTGTACAGATTTGCTATCACAACCCTTGAATGGAGGAGCTCGCGTGAGAAATGGGAGAAGTGCGGCATCCATGAGGAGGCCGCCACCAAGTCGATAGCGGGATGTAAATTTCGCGATCTTCCAAGCATCCATTTGGCGAAATCCGCAGTCGGACCCCCATGCGATAGATTCGGCTGTTCCTAAACACGGAAGCGAACGTGGTTCGCCATGCCACCACGTTGGGATGCCGGGGGATTCCGCTACGTCTTGATTTTAATCCGCGACCGACTCTTGCCTCGGTCCACGTGTTTTCGATCTTGCATGATCACATGCTCCCCGTCGTGCATTGTCGCAGCAAACGCAACCTTCCCAAGCCTCTTAGAGCCTATCCGGAAACGCATCTACGCCGCAACTCGATATTTGAACGGGACTTGGCCAGGCGGAGGGGCGAGGCGACGGAGCATTCTGCCGATCGACGCAACCTGGACCATTGCTTCGCTTGAATCGGTTCGATGTTCGTAATCTCGACTCAGCCGACGCCAGCGGCCGAGCCAGCTTAGAGTGCGCTCGGCGACCCAGCGTTTCGGCAACAATACGAAGCCTTTGACGCCGACCGGACGGCGAACGATTTCCAGCTTCCAAGGAATGTTCTTTTGCTCGGCCAGCCACGCGTTTAGATCATGGTTATGATACTTCGAATCGGCCCATACCACTTCTAGCCGAGGCTGCTTCGCCTGCGTCAGTTGTTTCATTACCGGTCGAGCGGCGACCGCATCATCGACCGAGGCGATCGTGACGACCACCGCCAGCAGCAGGCCGAGCGCATCGACGGCGATGTTCCGCTTTCGCCCGGTGATTTTCTTGCCGCCGTCATAGCCGCGACTGGAAGAGCGTTCGCTGGTCTTCACGCTTTGACTGTCAATGCTGGCGGCGCTGGGATCGATCTGTTCGCTTGACGCTTCCAACTGGCGAATCGCTCCAACCAGCGTTTCGTTGATCCGCCGCAGCGTCCCGTCGTCTCGCCAACGAGCGAAGTAATCGTAGACGGTGCTCTTCGGCAGCAGGTCATGCGGAAGCATGTCCCACTGGCAACCGGAGCGGCATTGATAGAAA
This region of Blastopirellula retiformator genomic DNA includes:
- a CDS encoding transposase → MGRPKRADEAGGIYHALNRGNSRAAIFDKPDDFDAFERILAEGLSRYPCQILAYQLMPNHWHLVVRPTADGGMSDLLRWVTLTHTMRRHAHRHTSGKGHIYQGRFKSFPVQDDEHFLVVCRYVERNARQAGLVTLAEDWKWGSLARWLAKPRRKPDLLTPWPIARPSHWKDRVNQAMSKKEVDAVRHAIRRGSPFGDPDWTQSIARRLNLDSTLRPRGRPKKVAPGRKKES
- a CDS encoding IS5 family transposase, producing the protein MSDEVRKRYPSDLTDQQWELIEGLIPRYRQSKKGGRPRSVDMREVVNTIFYQCRSGCQWDMLPHDLLPKSTVYDYFARWRDDGTLRRINETLVGAIRQLEASSEQIDPSAASIDSQSVKTSERSSSRGYDGGKKITGRKRNIAVDALGLLLAVVVTIASVDDAVAARPVMKQLTQAKQPRLEVVWADSKYHNHDLNAWLAEQKNIPWKLEIVRRPVGVKGFVLLPKRWVAERTLSWLGRWRRLSRDYEHRTDSSEAMVQVASIGRMLRRLAPPPGQVPFKYRVAA